Proteins encoded in a region of the Vicinamibacterales bacterium genome:
- a CDS encoding class I SAM-dependent methyltransferase, whose translation MTTEAIRRYWNERIHDLEMTSHPVGTKEFFADLDDYRFDKLRYLPQLVDFAGFHGQALLEVGCGIGTDLARFARGGARVTGIDLSQTAIDLARANFDGLGLAGDLRVADGEALPFDDASFDVVYGHGVLQYAAAPERLIAEAHRVLKPGGQGIFMVYNRVSWLNALSKVMKVPLEHEDAPVLRKYSIGEFRALLRPFPEVRLVPERFPVKSRLHGGWKGVAFNTLFVGTFNALPRAWVRPLGWHLMAFCRK comes from the coding sequence GTGACGACCGAGGCCATCCGCCGCTACTGGAACGAGCGCATCCACGATCTCGAGATGACGTCCCATCCCGTCGGGACGAAGGAGTTCTTCGCGGACCTCGACGACTACCGCTTCGACAAGCTGCGCTACCTGCCCCAGCTGGTGGACTTCGCCGGATTCCACGGCCAGGCGCTCCTCGAAGTCGGCTGCGGCATCGGCACCGACCTGGCCCGCTTCGCGCGGGGCGGGGCCCGGGTGACGGGAATCGATCTGTCCCAGACGGCCATCGATCTCGCGCGGGCGAATTTCGACGGGCTCGGCCTGGCCGGCGATCTCCGCGTGGCGGACGGCGAGGCCCTGCCGTTCGACGATGCCAGTTTCGACGTGGTCTACGGCCACGGGGTGCTGCAGTACGCGGCGGCCCCGGAGCGGCTCATCGCCGAGGCGCACCGCGTCCTGAAGCCGGGCGGGCAGGGCATCTTCATGGTCTACAACCGCGTGTCGTGGCTGAACGCGCTCTCCAAGGTGATGAAGGTGCCGCTCGAGCACGAGGACGCGCCCGTGCTTCGAAAGTATTCGATCGGCGAATTCCGGGCCCTGCTCCGTCCGTTCCCGGAGGTCCGCCTCGTGCCCGAGCGCTTCCCGGTGAAGTCGCGCCTGCACGGCGGCTGGAAGGGGGTGGCGTTCAACACCCTCTTCGTGGGCACGTTCAACGCCTTGCCGAGGGCGTGGGTCCGGCCGCTGGGCTGGCACTTGATGGCGTTCTGCCGCAAATAG
- the asnB gene encoding asparagine synthase (glutamine-hydrolyzing) has translation MCGIAVIVERDAARVAPEADLIGMVRALTHRGPDDEGRLHLPGAALGMRRLAIVDVASGQQPISNETADLHIVANGEIYNHEELRDRLEARGHRFRSRASDIEALLHAYEEWGADFLGQVRGMFALAIWDARSKTLFAARDRAGEKPLYWTETERGLLLASEVKALLTRPEVERTLDHEALDQFLTYEYVLAPRTMLAGVHKLPAASWLRAHGRDVVVERYWDPATVAVRSWSDDDAAQAVRETLGRAVRSQLMSEVPLGAFLSGGIDSSSIVALMSEGTVQPVRTFSMGFEDGSYNELPYAREVAALYGTAHTEQLVTANLVELFDRLVPHFDEPFADVSLFPTYLVSQVARAHVTVALSGDGGDELFGGYDTYEAHALASRFQAIGAPLVPALAAVGAALPPSGQKKGLVNTFKRFIGGVAMLPADLEHYRWMIYLDAHRRRRLYTRDLQASLGASDVYRPVRDALRHAGGDDVLNRQLYTDLQLYLADDILVKVDRMSMATSLETRAPFLDADVMELAFSMPGRLKIRNGQRKFVLKRAMRGLVPGRILDRRKQGFSIPLKNWLRDELQPLMRDLLSPARVAARGLFEPAEVTALVEAHVAGRENHAHTLFPLMVFERWASANLT, from the coding sequence ATGTGTGGCATCGCCGTCATCGTCGAACGCGACGCCGCCCGCGTGGCGCCGGAGGCGGACCTCATCGGCATGGTGCGGGCGCTGACCCATCGTGGTCCGGACGACGAGGGCCGTCTGCACCTCCCGGGCGCCGCGCTGGGCATGCGGCGGCTCGCCATCGTGGACGTCGCCTCGGGCCAGCAGCCGATCTCGAACGAGACCGCCGACCTGCACATCGTCGCCAACGGCGAGATCTACAACCACGAGGAGCTGCGCGACCGGCTCGAGGCCCGGGGCCACCGGTTCCGGTCCCGAGCCTCCGACATCGAGGCGCTGCTCCACGCCTACGAGGAGTGGGGCGCGGACTTCCTGGGCCAGGTCCGCGGGATGTTCGCGCTGGCCATCTGGGATGCGCGGTCCAAGACCCTCTTCGCCGCGCGCGACCGGGCCGGCGAGAAGCCGCTGTACTGGACCGAGACCGAACGCGGACTGTTGCTGGCTTCGGAGGTGAAGGCCCTCCTGACGCGGCCGGAGGTGGAGCGGACCCTCGATCACGAGGCCCTCGACCAGTTCCTGACCTACGAGTACGTGCTGGCGCCGCGGACGATGCTGGCGGGCGTCCACAAGCTGCCGGCGGCCTCGTGGCTCCGGGCCCACGGCCGGGACGTCGTCGTCGAGCGTTACTGGGATCCGGCCACGGTGGCGGTCCGGTCGTGGTCGGACGACGACGCCGCCCAGGCCGTCCGCGAGACGCTCGGTCGCGCCGTGCGCAGCCAGCTGATGTCCGAAGTGCCGCTCGGGGCGTTCCTCTCAGGGGGCATCGACTCGAGCAGCATCGTCGCGCTGATGAGCGAGGGCACCGTGCAGCCCGTCCGCACCTTCAGCATGGGGTTCGAGGATGGCTCGTACAACGAGCTGCCGTACGCGCGTGAGGTGGCGGCCCTCTACGGCACGGCGCACACCGAGCAGCTCGTGACGGCCAACCTGGTGGAGCTCTTCGACCGGCTGGTGCCGCACTTCGACGAGCCGTTCGCCGACGTCTCCCTTTTTCCGACCTACCTGGTGTCCCAGGTGGCGCGGGCCCACGTCACGGTGGCGCTCAGCGGCGACGGCGGGGACGAGCTCTTCGGCGGCTACGACACCTACGAGGCGCACGCCCTGGCGTCGCGGTTCCAGGCCATCGGCGCGCCGCTCGTGCCCGCGCTCGCCGCCGTCGGCGCCGCGCTGCCCCCCAGCGGCCAGAAGAAGGGCCTGGTGAACACGTTCAAGCGCTTCATCGGCGGGGTCGCGATGCTGCCGGCGGACCTGGAGCACTACCGGTGGATGATCTACCTGGACGCGCACCGGCGGCGGCGGCTCTACACCCGCGACCTCCAGGCGTCGCTCGGCGCGAGCGACGTGTACCGGCCGGTGCGGGACGCGCTCAGGCACGCGGGCGGGGACGACGTCCTGAACCGCCAGCTCTACACCGACCTCCAGCTGTACCTCGCCGACGACATCCTCGTGAAGGTCGATCGCATGAGCATGGCGACGTCGCTCGAGACGCGCGCGCCGTTCCTCGACGCCGACGTGATGGAGCTCGCGTTCTCGATGCCCGGCCGCCTCAAGATCCGCAACGGCCAGCGCAAGTTCGTCCTGAAGCGCGCCATGCGCGGCCTCGTACCCGGCCGCATCCTGGATCGGCGCAAGCAGGGGTTCAGCATCCCGCTCAAGAACTGGCTGCGCGACGAGCTCCAGCCGCTGATGCGCGATCTGCTGTCACCGGCCCGTGTGGCCGCCCGCGGCCTGTTCGAGCCGGCCGAAGTCACCGCGCTCGTCGAGGCGCACGTGGCCGGGCGCGAGAACCACGCCCACACGCTCTTCCCGCTGATGGTCTTCGAGCGCTGGGCGTCGGCCAACCTCACCTAG
- a CDS encoding zf-HC2 domain-containing protein, translated as MTVSRDVVFDLLPGYFAGDVSADSRALVDEHLAGDPEFAAMAERFGRLLRQAPGPTASEPARAEAETVTRARRAQQRRGEFRGLALGYGMATLLLAAAALAGYRPGRAFIIAATFGIVAAASGVGWYLAGRRPEWFGDPRWF; from the coding sequence ATGACCGTGTCCCGTGACGTCGTGTTCGACTTGCTGCCCGGGTACTTCGCGGGCGACGTGAGCGCCGATTCCCGGGCGCTGGTGGACGAGCACCTGGCTGGCGACCCGGAGTTCGCGGCGATGGCCGAGCGTTTCGGCCGGCTCCTGCGCCAGGCGCCCGGGCCGACCGCGTCCGAGCCCGCCCGCGCGGAGGCGGAGACGGTGACGCGCGCGCGCCGCGCCCAGCAGCGACGGGGCGAGTTCCGGGGCCTCGCGCTCGGCTATGGGATGGCGACACTGCTGCTCGCGGCCGCCGCGCTCGCCGGGTATCGCCCGGGACGCGCCTTCATCATCGCGGCCACGTTCGGGATCGTGGCCGCCGCCTCCGGCGTGGGCTGGTACCTGGCGGGACGGCGTCCCGAATGGTTCGGCGACCCCCGCTGGTTCTGA
- a CDS encoding FAD-dependent oxidoreductase has product MQRDLRGLADATFDLVVVGAGIYGALAAWDAARRGLRVALVDRGDFGGATSANSMRTLHGGLRSLQSLNVVQMRRFIRERRAMASMAPHLVDPLPFCVPTAHHPTRNALALGVALAVTDAVGWDRNDGIADPALRLPRGRVVSRTECLRLNPLVDAAGVTGGAVWYDYQMRHAERLLLAAVRSAAGLGAVVANYVDARGLALAGGRVAALQARDVLTSETWDIRTRAVLNATGPWAAAVVRTLTGAPDGPAPRLSRAMNLVVARVTDHHACGGVVGGRMLLAVPWRDVTIVGTSHDPHAGGADEEYGTPDHVQALLRDVQLAFPRAGIGPGTIRLVHKGLLPMVAARGSSVALLKESAVVDHTGDGRPGLVSIFSVRYTTAGHTARQAIDVVCRQIGVGAPAPVTPLRAASAAFDTVDALVTEARRRPVPGATADLRERLARAYGSDWAEVASGAGVQPADLTPLSAACPVTRAEVLHAVRNECAVTLADVLLRRTDAGTAGHPGPDAVREAARAMAGELDWSPEREATERLDVDRRYPTP; this is encoded by the coding sequence ATGCAGCGTGACCTCAGGGGCCTTGCCGACGCGACGTTCGATCTCGTCGTCGTGGGCGCCGGCATCTACGGGGCCCTCGCCGCGTGGGACGCGGCGCGTCGGGGCCTGCGCGTCGCCCTCGTGGACCGCGGCGATTTCGGCGGCGCCACGTCGGCCAACAGCATGCGCACGCTCCACGGAGGCCTGCGCTCGCTGCAGTCCCTGAACGTCGTCCAGATGCGCCGCTTCATCCGCGAGCGGCGCGCCATGGCGTCGATGGCGCCCCACCTCGTGGACCCACTCCCCTTCTGCGTGCCGACGGCGCACCATCCCACGCGCAACGCGCTGGCGCTAGGCGTCGCGCTCGCGGTCACCGATGCGGTCGGCTGGGATCGCAACGACGGCATCGCGGATCCGGCGCTGCGCCTGCCGCGCGGCCGTGTCGTGTCGCGGACCGAGTGCCTTCGCCTGAACCCCCTGGTGGACGCGGCCGGCGTCACGGGCGGGGCGGTCTGGTACGACTACCAGATGCGCCACGCCGAACGGTTGCTGCTGGCGGCGGTACGGTCCGCGGCCGGGCTCGGCGCCGTCGTGGCGAACTACGTCGACGCGCGTGGGCTCGCGCTCGCGGGCGGCCGCGTCGCGGCGCTCCAGGCGCGCGACGTGCTGACGTCGGAGACGTGGGACATCCGCACCAGGGCGGTGCTGAACGCGACGGGCCCGTGGGCCGCGGCCGTGGTCCGGACGCTGACCGGCGCGCCCGACGGCCCGGCGCCGCGGTTGTCCCGGGCGATGAACCTGGTCGTGGCGCGCGTGACCGATCACCACGCGTGCGGGGGCGTCGTCGGGGGCCGCATGCTCCTCGCCGTGCCGTGGCGCGACGTGACCATCGTGGGCACCAGCCACGACCCGCACGCGGGTGGCGCCGACGAGGAGTACGGGACCCCGGACCACGTCCAGGCGCTCTTGCGAGACGTCCAGCTCGCCTTTCCGCGGGCGGGCATCGGACCGGGCACGATCCGCCTCGTCCACAAGGGCCTGCTCCCGATGGTGGCCGCGCGCGGATCGTCGGTGGCCCTGCTCAAGGAGAGCGCCGTCGTGGATCACACGGGCGACGGCCGCCCAGGCCTCGTGTCGATCTTCAGCGTCCGGTACACCACCGCCGGCCACACCGCCCGCCAGGCCATCGATGTGGTGTGCCGGCAGATCGGCGTCGGCGCGCCCGCCCCGGTGACGCCATTGCGCGCGGCCTCGGCGGCCTTCGACACGGTCGACGCCCTCGTGACCGAGGCGCGGCGCCGCCCGGTCCCCGGCGCCACGGCCGACCTTCGCGAGCGGCTCGCGCGGGCCTACGGCAGCGACTGGGCCGAGGTCGCCTCCGGTGCCGGCGTCCAGCCGGCCGACCTGACGCCGCTGTCGGCGGCCTGTCCCGTCACCCGTGCCGAGGTCCTGCACGCCGTCCGCAACGAGTGCGCGGTGACCCTCGCCGACGTCCTGCTGCGCCGGACGGATGCCGGGACCGCCGGCCACCCGGGGCCTGACGCCGTACGAGAGGCGGCCCGCGCCATGGCCGGCGAGCTCGACTGGTCGCCGGAGCGGGAGGCCACGGAGCGCCTGGACGTCGACCGGCGGTATCCGACTCCGTAA
- a CDS encoding acyltransferase translates to MPAGERPHDPRITVIQQELFDERKSRVAKYQDLVVGRPGLGALVAYELVMLLASWVPGALGLFLRARLYPLVIGTVGRNVVFGANVTLRHPHKIAIGDNVVIDDQCCLDAKGTDNRGIVLGSGVFVGRNTILSCKNGDILVEDRANLGFNCEIFSASTVRVGSDVLMAAYTYLVGGDHLYDRTDIPVLQQGRTARGIEVGAGSWLGTHVVVTDGSRIGRDAIVGAGAVVVGEIPEFAIAVGTPAKVVRDRREAVPGSEPRAPGPVGA, encoded by the coding sequence ATGCCGGCGGGCGAGCGGCCGCACGATCCCCGGATCACGGTCATCCAGCAGGAGCTGTTCGACGAGCGCAAGTCGCGCGTCGCCAAGTACCAGGACCTCGTGGTCGGCCGGCCCGGGCTGGGCGCGCTCGTCGCCTACGAGCTCGTGATGCTGCTGGCCTCATGGGTGCCCGGAGCCCTGGGCCTGTTCCTGCGCGCCAGGCTCTATCCGCTGGTGATCGGCACGGTCGGCCGCAACGTCGTCTTCGGCGCCAACGTCACGCTGCGCCACCCGCACAAGATCGCGATCGGCGACAACGTCGTCATCGACGATCAGTGCTGTCTCGACGCGAAGGGCACCGACAACCGCGGCATCGTCCTCGGCAGCGGCGTCTTCGTCGGCCGGAACACGATCCTGAGCTGCAAGAACGGTGACATCCTCGTCGAGGACCGCGCGAACCTGGGCTTCAACTGCGAGATCTTCTCCGCCTCCACCGTCAGGGTCGGGTCCGATGTCCTGATGGCGGCCTACACCTACCTGGTCGGCGGCGATCACCTCTACGACCGCACCGACATCCCGGTCCTCCAGCAGGGGCGCACGGCGCGTGGTATCGAGGTCGGCGCCGGCAGCTGGCTGGGCACGCACGTCGTGGTCACCGACGGCTCGCGGATCGGCCGCGACGCCATCGTCGGCGCCGGCGCGGTGGTCGTCGGCGAGATTCCCGAGTTCGCGATCGCCGTCGGCACGCCTGCCAAGGTCGTGCGCGATCGGCGGGAGGCCGTCCCGGGCTCCGAGCCCCGAGCCCCGGGACCCGTCGGAGCGTAG
- a CDS encoding RNA polymerase sigma factor — protein sequence MDELASLYARHHADVRRFALFLTGDPAQADDLTSETFIRAWAARDRVAASSVRAYLMTITRNLWRDHHRRHRRLLPLDAATGEAVARGPEAEAGWRLREVRQALAAAAPADRRALLLHAEGWSYLDIAARLGISLGAVKSRIHRARAVLGRLSPSFRSGDP from the coding sequence ATGGACGAACTGGCCAGCCTCTACGCCCGGCACCACGCCGACGTCAGGCGCTTCGCCCTCTTCCTGACGGGCGATCCCGCGCAGGCCGATGATCTGACGTCGGAGACGTTCATCCGGGCCTGGGCGGCGCGCGACCGCGTCGCGGCCTCGAGCGTCCGCGCCTACCTCATGACGATCACGCGCAACCTCTGGCGGGACCACCACCGGCGCCATCGCAGGCTCCTCCCGCTCGACGCCGCGACCGGCGAGGCCGTCGCACGCGGGCCCGAGGCCGAGGCCGGCTGGCGGCTCCGAGAAGTCCGCCAGGCCCTCGCGGCCGCGGCGCCCGCGGATCGACGGGCCCTGCTGCTCCATGCCGAGGGCTGGTCGTACCTGGACATCGCCGCCCGGCTCGGCATCTCGCTGGGCGCCGTGAAGTCCCGCATCCACCGCGCGCGCGCCGTGCTGGGCCGCCTCAGTCCCTCGTTCCGCTCCGGAGATCCGTGA